In Cytobacillus oceanisediminis, the following proteins share a genomic window:
- a CDS encoding lysozyme inhibitor LprI family protein gives MEKNKKFLAVLLTVALSGVLAACADSFEESSSQPVSNSSAQDKDGGSMDKDSADSEENEAENSSGSSDTTQLSEQEDTDNSSAVSNDGESAESSNDQSENLESNKDEYLKKLNKMEEADRYAEAKTTTAELVEQEAERYRTWDEELNKIYGLLEEQLDKVQMDQLREEQRNWIQQRDETAKKSSLKYKGGSMEPLEYVAAQASLTRERCYLLVAKYMK, from the coding sequence ATGGAAAAAAACAAGAAGTTTTTGGCGGTACTGCTAACAGTAGCATTATCAGGTGTACTGGCTGCTTGTGCAGACTCATTTGAAGAATCGAGCAGCCAGCCAGTTAGTAACAGCTCCGCTCAAGATAAAGATGGCGGCTCAATGGATAAGGATTCTGCAGATTCAGAGGAAAATGAAGCAGAAAACTCTTCTGGCAGCAGTGATACCACACAGCTCAGTGAACAAGAAGATACAGACAATTCATCCGCAGTCTCAAATGATGGAGAGTCAGCTGAGTCCAGCAATGATCAAAGTGAAAATCTTGAAAGTAATAAGGATGAATATCTCAAGAAACTAAACAAAATGGAAGAAGCGGACAGATACGCAGAAGCCAAGACAACCACGGCAGAATTGGTGGAACAAGAGGCAGAAAGATATAGAACTTGGGATGAGGAATTAAACAAAATTTATGGTCTGTTAGAAGAGCAGCTTGATAAAGTACAGATGGACCAACTAAGAGAAGAACAGCGGAACTGGATCCAACAAAGAGATGAAACTGCGAAAAAGTCTTCTCTAAAATACAAAGGCGGATCGATGGAGCCATTGGAATATGTAGCTGCACAAGCAAGTCTTACAAGAGAGAGGTGTTATTTGTTAGTTGCAAAGTATATGAAGTAA
- a CDS encoding DUF4822 domain-containing protein, whose translation MNKAKAITSILIGFTLVATGCSAGANAQENHSKQKQEQAVKETKKDQLTKGQEMANILSSTNWQGTRVYDKNKNDLTKENANFIGLAKYDVKSGRYEFFDAETGESRGDKGTFFITNDGKRRILISESMNYQAVVEMTKLNKDIFTYKRMGKDAKGNDVEVFVEHIPYKENELSFTDPGKQLDAVTGDIIKDIDGDKILGSTLWNGTKVLDEDGNDVTKYNTMFISLAKFDDKTNKYEFFNLETGKSRGDFGYFDIVNENKIRAHVSIGANKYGAALELTELNKNKFTYKRTGKDKDGKDITVFVEHEPYKGDFNPKFTK comes from the coding sequence ATGAACAAAGCAAAGGCAATAACATCTATACTTATTGGATTTACATTAGTAGCAACGGGGTGCAGCGCTGGTGCAAACGCCCAGGAAAATCATAGTAAGCAGAAGCAAGAACAAGCGGTTAAAGAGACTAAAAAGGATCAATTAACCAAAGGACAGGAAATGGCTAACATTCTTAGCAGCACAAATTGGCAAGGTACAAGAGTGTATGACAAAAATAAGAACGACTTAACAAAAGAGAATGCAAACTTCATTGGTCTTGCGAAATATGATGTGAAATCAGGAAGATATGAATTTTTTGATGCGGAGACAGGCGAAAGCCGCGGCGATAAGGGAACTTTCTTTATTACCAATGATGGGAAGAGAAGAATATTAATTTCAGAATCAATGAATTATCAAGCTGTTGTCGAAATGACAAAACTAAATAAAGATATTTTTACTTATAAAAGAATGGGAAAGGATGCTAAAGGCAACGACGTAGAGGTATTTGTTGAACATATTCCATATAAAGAAAATGAGCTTTCTTTTACTGATCCGGGCAAGCAGCTGGACGCTGTTACGGGAGATATTATTAAAGACATAGATGGAGATAAAATTTTAGGCAGCACCCTCTGGAACGGAACAAAGGTATTAGATGAAGACGGCAATGATGTAACAAAGTATAATACGATGTTTATAAGTCTGGCAAAATTTGATGACAAGACTAATAAATATGAATTTTTCAATCTTGAAACAGGCAAAAGCCGCGGTGATTTTGGCTACTTCGATATTGTGAACGAAAATAAAATAAGAGCCCATGTTTCAATTGGAGCTAATAAGTATGGTGCAGCGCTTGAACTTACCGAACTTAATAAGAATAAATTTACTTATAAAAGAACGGGTAAAGACAAAGATGGTAAAGATATAACGGTGTTTGTTGAACATGAACCTTATAAGGGTGATTTTAACCCGAAATTTACTAAATAA
- a CDS encoding response regulator transcription factor: MKKILLIEDDVSIAELQRDYLEINKFRVDIQHSGDEGLQQALQEHYDLIILDIMLPGVNGFEICKQIRAVKNIPILFVSAKKEDIDKIRGLGLGADDYITKPFSPSELVARVKAHLERYERLAGKQTQTNTIFVHGISIDKSARKVYIDGEETPFTTKEFDLLVFLVMHPNQVLSKEQLYEKIWGLESAADVSTVTVHIRKIRGKIEGDPAQPKFLETVWGAGYRFNV; encoded by the coding sequence ATGAAAAAAATATTGCTTATTGAAGATGACGTTAGTATTGCAGAATTGCAAAGAGATTATTTAGAAATAAATAAGTTTCGTGTCGATATTCAACATTCTGGTGATGAAGGACTCCAACAGGCTCTTCAAGAGCACTATGATTTAATTATTTTAGACATCATGCTTCCAGGAGTAAATGGGTTTGAAATATGTAAACAGATACGCGCAGTTAAAAACATTCCTATCTTGTTTGTGTCAGCTAAAAAGGAGGATATCGATAAAATTCGGGGTCTCGGTTTAGGGGCGGACGATTATATTACCAAGCCTTTTAGTCCGAGTGAGCTGGTAGCCAGGGTGAAAGCACATCTTGAGCGATATGAGCGTTTAGCTGGAAAGCAAACTCAAACAAATACCATTTTCGTTCATGGAATATCAATTGATAAGTCAGCGCGCAAAGTTTATATTGACGGGGAAGAAACTCCGTTTACAACAAAGGAATTTGATTTATTAGTATTTCTTGTCATGCATCCAAATCAAGTATTGAGCAAAGAACAGCTTTATGAAAAGATTTGGGGGCTGGAATCAGCTGCAGATGTTTCAACGGTCACCGTTCATATCAGGAAAATACGAGGGAAAATTGAAGGAGACCCTGCACAGCCGAAATTTCTGGAAACCGTTTGGGGAGCCGGTTATCGATTCAATGTTTAA
- a CDS encoding DUF5316 family protein, which produces MKYLIIGIVLSITGVLLFFGFWGLSKAYLVTGAIGLFFIAMSVLMSGLIAGPHRMRAGLEASDSPGERQKRKRTSIGSVLIGLPNIMTALLLYLFLTI; this is translated from the coding sequence TTGAAGTATCTAATTATCGGAATCGTTTTATCAATAACTGGTGTTTTATTATTTTTTGGTTTTTGGGGATTAAGTAAGGCTTACTTAGTGACAGGAGCAATTGGATTGTTTTTTATAGCCATGTCTGTACTTATGTCAGGTTTAATAGCTGGCCCCCACCGGATGAGGGCAGGCTTAGAAGCATCAGATTCTCCTGGCGAAAGGCAGAAACGAAAAAGAACAAGCATCGGCTCAGTTTTAATTGGTCTGCCAAATATTATGACTGCGCTGCTTCTTTATCTTTTCTTAACTATATAA
- a CDS encoding PhzF family phenazine biosynthesis protein → MECKEITKYYLINAFTKEEFKGNPASVVLLTADKSEGWMKSFAKEIKQPITAFISLTNDNAYQLRWFTPTQEIDLCGHGTLGAAHILWSEGIVRETAINFHTKSGILKTELSGHQIMMRLKIKESCPIKVSDKLQQVFNFPIKAAAWAEDRYIIEFENENIIHNVEADYELIKELNGPGIIITSRGLGKYDFVSRYFAPKIGIKEDFVTGSAHCALASYWSKLLNKADFTAYQDSERGGEIKLRVVEGTVELIGECVTLLRGQICIGSENNIVT, encoded by the coding sequence TTGGAATGTAAAGAGATCACTAAATATTACTTGATTAATGCTTTTACAAAAGAAGAGTTTAAGGGCAATCCCGCATCTGTTGTTTTACTGACAGCAGACAAATCTGAAGGATGGATGAAGTCATTTGCAAAAGAAATTAAACAGCCAATTACAGCTTTTATTTCGTTAACAAATGATAATGCATACCAGCTTAGATGGTTTACCCCCACTCAAGAAATAGATTTATGCGGACATGGAACATTGGGGGCTGCCCATATTTTGTGGAGTGAGGGTATTGTAAGGGAGACAGCAATCAATTTTCATACTAAATCAGGCATTCTTAAAACTGAATTGTCAGGGCATCAGATTATGATGAGATTGAAGATAAAAGAATCCTGTCCAATCAAGGTAAGTGATAAACTTCAACAGGTTTTTAATTTCCCTATCAAAGCTGCTGCCTGGGCAGAGGATCGGTATATTATTGAATTTGAGAATGAAAATATAATTCATAATGTCGAAGCAGATTATGAATTAATAAAGGAGCTAAATGGCCCAGGAATCATAATTACCAGCCGGGGATTGGGGAAGTATGATTTTGTTTCAAGATACTTCGCTCCCAAGATTGGAATTAAAGAGGACTTTGTTACTGGTTCAGCACACTGTGCATTAGCCTCTTATTGGAGTAAGCTTCTTAACAAAGCAGATTTTACCGCTTATCAGGATTCAGAGCGTGGGGGTGAAATAAAATTAAGAGTGGTGGAGGGCACTGTTGAACTGATAGGGGAATGCGTAACTCTTTTAAGGGGACAGATATGTATTGGCAGCGAAAATAATATAGTTACTTAA
- a CDS encoding ankyrin repeat domain-containing protein, which produces MQGWLTIVIGGVILLQGCVSDNNADTKTQEKEVREDMDMSESLLQAAERRETETIKRLIEEGADINKKDSDGRTAAMIAAYNNDVETSKVLIKAGADVNIQDNMKNNPFLYAGAEGYVEILKLTIEAGADPAIMNRYGGTALIPASEHGHIDAIKELLTKTDIDVNHVNDLGWTALLEAIILNDGNVIQQQTVQLLIDGGADVNIPDGNNVTPLQHAREKGFKEIERILLTAGAK; this is translated from the coding sequence ATGCAGGGGTGGCTAACAATAGTGATTGGAGGCGTGATCCTCCTTCAAGGCTGTGTCTCGGATAATAATGCAGATACAAAAACACAGGAAAAGGAGGTAAGGGAAGATATGGATATGAGTGAATCATTGCTTCAAGCTGCAGAGCGCAGAGAAACAGAAACAATAAAGAGATTGATTGAGGAAGGTGCTGATATAAATAAAAAGGACTCAGACGGACGAACTGCTGCTATGATTGCAGCTTACAATAATGATGTCGAAACCTCTAAAGTCCTGATTAAAGCGGGGGCTGACGTCAACATTCAGGATAACATGAAAAACAACCCTTTCTTATATGCCGGTGCAGAAGGATATGTTGAGATTCTAAAGCTTACGATCGAAGCAGGTGCGGATCCGGCGATAATGAACCGTTATGGTGGAACTGCATTGATTCCTGCTTCCGAACATGGCCATATAGATGCCATCAAGGAACTTCTGACCAAGACAGATATTGATGTAAATCATGTAAATGATCTCGGCTGGACAGCTTTATTGGAAGCAATTATTTTGAATGATGGAAATGTAATACAGCAGCAAACTGTGCAATTGCTAATCGATGGCGGGGCGGATGTGAATATTCCGGATGGAAATAATGTAACTCCTCTGCAGCATGCACGTGAGAAAGGATTTAAAGAGATTGAACGTATTTTGTTAACAGCAGGAGCAAAATAG
- a CDS encoding NUDIX hydrolase, translating to MGYVMDLRKIVGSRPLVITGASVILLDKNNRLLLQLRKDNNCWGLAGGSLEPGETLEEVAKRELLEETGLTANDLRLFNIYSGDEFYYKYPHGDEVYNVITAYICTDYDGDLTIDYEEVNGLRFFHVHEIPSNISPPDRKVIKDYINSI from the coding sequence ATGGGTTATGTAATGGATTTAAGAAAAATAGTTGGAAGCCGTCCTCTTGTTATTACTGGAGCGAGTGTTATCCTTTTGGATAAGAATAATAGGCTGTTATTACAATTAAGGAAGGATAATAACTGCTGGGGATTGGCGGGAGGTTCTCTGGAGCCCGGAGAAACATTGGAAGAGGTGGCTAAGAGAGAGCTGCTTGAAGAAACTGGGTTAACAGCAAATGATCTGCGGTTGTTTAATATTTATTCAGGAGATGAATTTTACTATAAATATCCTCACGGTGATGAAGTATATAATGTCATTACCGCCTATATCTGCACCGACTATGATGGAGATCTTACAATCGATTACGAAGAGGTTAATGGTTTACGCTTTTTTCATGTTCATGAAATTCCCTCGAATATAAGTCCTCCAGATCGTAAAGTGATTAAGGATTATATTAATTCCATATAG
- a CDS encoding sigma-70 family RNA polymerase sigma factor, whose amino-acid sequence MRKVRDEGPLENRDAWLEFIMDEYGERLTKLVYNYVKDWKLAEDIVQDVFIACYKNFDKIDEVISFKSWIYRLTINKSKDVLKSYAFRKVVMNSSLFALFSSKELSPEKDLLKRSEEEFLSLCVLSLPVKYREVVTLYYYEECSIEEIQGILGVNHNTIKTRLSRGRLKLKKMMERWGYNGEQA is encoded by the coding sequence GTGAGAAAGGTCAGGGATGAAGGCCCATTAGAAAATCGCGATGCTTGGCTGGAGTTTATCATGGATGAGTACGGTGAAAGGCTCACAAAGCTGGTTTATAACTATGTGAAGGACTGGAAGCTGGCGGAAGATATTGTTCAGGATGTATTCATTGCGTGCTACAAAAATTTTGACAAAATCGATGAAGTGATCTCCTTTAAATCATGGATTTATCGATTGACTATTAATAAATCAAAAGATGTCTTGAAGAGTTATGCGTTTCGAAAAGTAGTGATGAATTCAAGCCTGTTTGCTCTTTTTTCTTCAAAAGAATTGTCGCCGGAAAAGGATCTGCTGAAGCGCAGCGAGGAAGAATTTCTTTCCTTATGTGTATTGTCTTTGCCTGTAAAGTACCGGGAAGTGGTTACTCTCTATTATTATGAAGAATGTTCGATTGAAGAGATCCAAGGAATATTAGGCGTGAACCACAATACGATCAAAACCAGACTGAGCAGAGGCAGGTTGAAACTGAAAAAAATGATGGAGAGGTGGGGATATAATGGAGAGCAAGCTTAA
- a CDS encoding restriction endonuclease → MNDRQHLILWIVIILVPIIVFINTNHLENTFLTFLGGVIFYLVYGLFWFRRDQKRQVDSEIWVIRKLSDEQLEDFTISLLSKLGYTVTKPIDKNPDISFLLTSPTGNQVIVKVKSHKREVGIRLIQKTLRQMDIYDDAECWVITNERFAHQAIEFAKANHIRLYDREQFIKWILKAKNEEKKRGWHS, encoded by the coding sequence TTGAACGACCGTCAACATCTAATACTTTGGATTGTGATCATCCTGGTGCCGATAATTGTATTTATAAACACGAACCATTTGGAAAATACATTTCTGACTTTTCTGGGAGGGGTAATTTTTTATCTTGTTTACGGATTGTTTTGGTTCCGCCGGGATCAGAAAAGGCAAGTGGATTCCGAAATCTGGGTAATCCGCAAACTTTCAGATGAACAATTAGAGGACTTCACCATCTCGCTATTATCCAAACTAGGTTATACAGTTACTAAACCGATTGATAAAAATCCGGATATAAGTTTTTTACTGACCTCTCCAACTGGCAATCAAGTGATTGTAAAAGTCAAAAGCCATAAAAGAGAAGTCGGAATACGCCTAATCCAAAAAACGTTAAGACAAATGGATATTTATGATGATGCTGAATGCTGGGTCATCACAAACGAGCGCTTCGCCCATCAAGCAATTGAATTTGCTAAAGCAAATCATATCCGCTTATACGATCGGGAACAGTTCATTAAATGGATTCTCAAAGCAAAAAATGAGGAAAAAAAACGAGGATGGCATTCTTGA
- a CDS encoding DUF3291 domain-containing protein: MAFVAILTVGRLKHSEAHPASREFFEAGNEVMREAAKTGQLIKEFSPNRARFPKEIIKGEGTPILTLTVWKNLQSLYQFTYSGLHRQALQDRNKWFGPLPERQPNYVVWWTDMLSDVSWKEAFKRYEFYIQHGPDPFAFDFKHAFDELGVPVLVK; this comes from the coding sequence TTGGCATTTGTAGCCATTTTGACGGTTGGACGACTGAAGCATTCAGAAGCACATCCTGCCTCCCGGGAGTTTTTTGAAGCGGGAAATGAAGTCATGCGGGAGGCTGCTAAAACAGGGCAGCTCATAAAAGAATTCTCACCAAATAGAGCAAGGTTCCCTAAAGAAATAATCAAAGGAGAGGGTACCCCCATTCTCACCTTAACAGTATGGAAAAACCTTCAATCTTTATATCAGTTTACCTATTCCGGCCTGCATAGGCAGGCATTGCAGGACAGAAATAAGTGGTTTGGGCCTCTACCAGAGAGACAGCCTAATTATGTGGTATGGTGGACGGACATGTTATCGGATGTTTCCTGGAAGGAAGCTTTCAAAAGATACGAATTTTATATTCAGCATGGACCTGATCCTTTTGCATTTGACTTTAAGCATGCATTTGATGAACTTGGTGTGCCGGTCTTGGTTAAATAA
- a CDS encoding cysteine hydrolase family protein — translation MNQTLLIIDAQQELIDGNLEESKVFNKEQLIGNINLVIEKAKQSSVPVVFVRDLDVAEGKGKGFQVHEEINVPAETKFFDKAATNSFHGTGLLDHLKSQKVKHVVIMGCKTQHCIDSAVRTATISGLDVTLVGDGHSTTDSDALSAEQIIKHHNKTLHGHYNVEHFSVVRNAVEDLFHPIHDSYR, via the coding sequence TTGAATCAAACCTTATTAATTATTGATGCCCAACAAGAGTTAATTGATGGGAATCTGGAAGAAAGTAAAGTTTTTAATAAAGAGCAGCTTATTGGGAATATCAATTTAGTGATTGAAAAAGCAAAGCAATCCAGTGTTCCAGTTGTCTTTGTTAGGGATTTAGATGTTGCCGAAGGGAAAGGCAAAGGATTTCAGGTTCACGAAGAAATTAATGTGCCTGCGGAGACAAAGTTCTTTGATAAAGCTGCAACGAATTCTTTTCATGGAACAGGACTGCTGGATCACCTAAAATCTCAAAAGGTCAAGCATGTTGTTATAATGGGGTGCAAAACCCAGCACTGTATAGACAGTGCAGTTAGAACTGCAACTATTAGTGGATTGGATGTCACATTAGTAGGTGATGGACATTCAACAACGGACAGCGATGCTTTAAGTGCAGAACAAATTATCAAGCATCATAATAAAACCCTTCATGGCCACTACAATGTGGAACACTTTTCAGTTGTCAGAAATGCAGTGGAAGACTTGTTTCATCCGATACATGATTCTTATAGGTAA
- the proS gene encoding proline--tRNA ligase, with product MSQQKPNNFSKWYLDTIQKADLFDYTPVRGCIAFKPDGYEIWEHIQEEMDKRFKETGHRNAYFPMLIPESFFQKEKDHIEGFSPELPWITEAAGEKLEERLALRPTSETMIGHLYSDWIKSYRDLPVLINQWANVFRWEKKTLPFIRTSEFLWQEGHTAHVDEEDARKETMQMLAIYKEVVEGLLAIPVYDGQKTPSERFAGAVDTFSIEAMMKDGKAVQAGTSHYLGTKFAEAFDIKYLNKENKHTFVHTTSWGTSTRLIGSVIMVHGDEQGLVLPPKIAPTQVVLIPVGPWKKNPAIMEKLDEIFAALKAEGIRVRLDDSDQSPGYKFNEWELKGVPVRIELGPRDLDQNHGLMKARDLDEKVSVPLESIVDSIKKELETMQTRLFEKAKAFRSENSHTHIDTMEQLEQHIAESELNDTIPGWILAGWCGEDACEESVKEKTKFTTRNIPFNPPATKHTCIHCGKEAKHTVWFARAY from the coding sequence ATGTCTCAACAAAAACCAAACAATTTTTCAAAATGGTATCTTGATACGATTCAAAAAGCCGATTTATTTGATTACACCCCAGTTCGCGGCTGTATTGCCTTTAAGCCGGATGGCTATGAAATATGGGAACATATTCAGGAAGAGATGGATAAGCGTTTTAAAGAAACCGGTCATCGCAATGCATATTTCCCGATGTTGATTCCAGAATCCTTCTTTCAGAAGGAAAAGGATCATATTGAAGGATTCTCGCCAGAGCTTCCATGGATAACTGAAGCGGCAGGAGAGAAATTGGAGGAACGTCTGGCACTGCGCCCAACTTCTGAAACCATGATCGGACATTTGTATTCAGATTGGATTAAGAGTTATCGGGATCTGCCTGTATTAATCAATCAATGGGCAAATGTATTCCGCTGGGAGAAGAAAACTCTTCCATTTATCCGCACTTCTGAATTTTTATGGCAGGAAGGCCATACGGCTCATGTGGATGAGGAAGATGCGCGTAAGGAAACCATGCAAATGCTGGCCATTTATAAAGAAGTTGTAGAAGGATTACTGGCGATTCCGGTTTATGATGGCCAAAAAACACCGTCAGAACGCTTTGCCGGCGCGGTTGATACTTTTTCCATTGAAGCGATGATGAAAGATGGAAAAGCTGTGCAGGCAGGTACTTCCCATTACTTAGGTACAAAATTTGCGGAAGCTTTCGATATCAAATATTTGAATAAAGAAAATAAACACACCTTTGTCCATACAACATCCTGGGGTACGTCTACACGGTTAATTGGCTCCGTCATCATGGTTCATGGAGATGAGCAAGGCCTTGTGCTGCCTCCAAAAATAGCACCGACTCAAGTTGTGCTGATTCCAGTCGGGCCATGGAAAAAGAACCCGGCCATTATGGAGAAGCTGGATGAAATCTTTGCCGCTTTAAAAGCAGAAGGAATTCGCGTCCGTCTTGATGATTCCGATCAATCACCAGGCTATAAATTTAATGAGTGGGAGCTAAAAGGCGTACCTGTGCGAATTGAACTTGGTCCACGTGATTTAGACCAAAATCATGGCTTGATGAAAGCACGTGATCTAGACGAGAAAGTTTCCGTACCATTAGAATCCATTGTAGACAGCATAAAAAAAGAGCTTGAAACCATGCAGACTCGTCTATTTGAAAAAGCAAAAGCATTCCGCTCGGAGAATTCGCACACTCATATCGATACAATGGAACAGTTAGAACAGCACATAGCAGAATCCGAATTAAATGACACCATTCCTGGCTGGATTTTAGCTGGCTGGTGCGGAGAAGACGCATGTGAAGAAAGTGTAAAAGAAAAAACAAAATTCACAACAAGGAACATTCCGTTCAACCCGCCGGCAACTAAGCACACATGCATCCATTGTGGTAAAGAAGCGAAGCATACGGTTTGGTTTGCGCGAGCGTATTAA
- a CDS encoding DUF1284 domain-containing protein produces MYKLRGHHLFCLLGYRGMGYSQEYVENMTRLHQALRDNPRTWIQLVKGPDQLCEKYPNSGEYHCEHNDIYARDALILEKLGLKIGQILYWKDIEKNIQKYALPSDIQTVCETCSWRSYGVCEEGIQDILEGKGLREVK; encoded by the coding sequence ATGTATAAGCTGCGCGGCCATCATCTTTTTTGCCTTCTGGGATATCGGGGAATGGGCTATTCCCAGGAGTACGTGGAAAATATGACACGTTTGCATCAAGCCTTAAGAGACAACCCCAGGACATGGATACAGCTTGTAAAAGGGCCAGATCAACTGTGTGAAAAGTATCCCAACTCAGGTGAATACCACTGTGAACACAACGATATTTACGCAAGAGATGCCCTTATTTTAGAAAAACTAGGACTTAAAATCGGGCAAATCCTGTATTGGAAGGACATTGAGAAAAACATCCAAAAGTATGCTCTTCCCTCAGATATACAAACTGTTTGCGAAACTTGTTCCTGGCGTTCATATGGCGTTTGTGAAGAAGGTATTCAAGATATTCTTGAAGGGAAGGGCTTAAGGGAAGTAAAGTAA
- a CDS encoding sensor histidine kinase → MSIKMRFLLSYIGVILFSITLLLAAGFLIIFAITGDVRSIEHLYKKSYIQKPLTTVEESVFLDLKLFAKNNPKQLLNEKELKKIEQEDIEIVVRKGTEVEYASPDLNKQALVKSLPGFEETNINTRDTIKLNDYLFTYVKFDFYFPDKREGSVFVLRKASSSAELIRELFPILSGLLLFLFIMIIGILNYLVSRSIIKPISFLKEGAERIKSGDLNFEIKAISNDEIGQLNRAFEEMRIKLKESISLQLRYEENRKELLTNISHDLKTPITSIIGYVEGIKDGVANTPQKMEKYLSTVYLKANDMDSLIDELFLFSKLDLKKEPFHFETVELDKYMKDYAEELYLDLLQQGIHMELHLLNKPICVKVDREKLKRVLANLISNCVKYMNKDRKKISISLHERLGDVIVKVEDNGQGVEPSALPNIFERFYRAEQSRSSETGGSGLGLAIAKQIILEHRGEIWASSEIGKGTSIFFSLKKGEKI, encoded by the coding sequence ATGTCCATTAAAATGAGGTTTCTGCTGTCTTATATTGGAGTGATTCTTTTTTCGATCACTTTATTATTGGCAGCAGGTTTTTTAATTATTTTTGCCATAACAGGTGATGTAAGATCTATAGAGCATCTTTATAAAAAATCCTATATACAAAAACCTTTAACCACAGTTGAAGAAAGTGTGTTTCTCGATTTAAAGCTTTTTGCTAAGAATAATCCGAAACAGCTCCTTAATGAAAAGGAGCTCAAAAAGATTGAGCAGGAGGATATCGAGATAGTTGTTAGAAAGGGTACCGAAGTCGAGTACGCTTCCCCTGATCTTAACAAGCAGGCATTGGTTAAATCTCTTCCGGGGTTTGAAGAAACAAACATTAACACGCGAGATACCATTAAACTCAACGACTATTTATTTACGTATGTGAAGTTTGATTTTTATTTTCCGGATAAGAGGGAAGGAAGTGTTTTCGTATTAAGAAAGGCCAGTTCCTCTGCTGAACTCATTCGAGAATTGTTCCCTATTTTATCCGGACTTTTACTGTTTCTGTTTATTATGATTATTGGTATATTGAATTATTTAGTTTCACGAAGCATTATTAAACCTATCTCATTTCTTAAAGAAGGTGCCGAAAGAATTAAATCAGGAGATTTAAATTTTGAAATCAAGGCGATTTCAAATGATGAAATCGGACAGTTAAACAGGGCGTTTGAGGAAATGAGAATAAAGCTAAAAGAATCGATAAGCCTCCAGCTTCGGTATGAAGAAAATCGAAAAGAGCTTCTGACCAATATTTCTCATGATTTGAAGACACCTATCACTTCGATTATTGGATATGTAGAGGGGATTAAAGATGGTGTAGCCAATACCCCTCAGAAGATGGAAAAGTATTTGTCGACTGTGTACTTAAAAGCAAATGACATGGATTCATTAATTGATGAGCTGTTCTTATTTTCCAAGCTGGATTTAAAAAAAGAACCATTCCATTTTGAGACTGTCGAACTGGATAAATATATGAAAGACTATGCAGAAGAACTTTATTTGGATTTACTTCAGCAAGGAATCCATATGGAGCTTCATCTTTTGAATAAACCAATCTGCGTGAAAGTGGATAGAGAGAAATTGAAACGAGTATTGGCCAACTTAATAAGCAATTGTGTTAAATATATGAACAAAGACAGGAAGAAGATTTCTATTTCTCTTCATGAACGATTAGGCGATGTAATTGTTAAAGTAGAAGATAATGGGCAAGGGGTAGAACCTTCTGCCTTGCCAAATATTTTTGAACGTTTTTACCGTGCAGAACAATCAAGAAGTTCCGAGACAGGCGGAAGCGGCTTAGGACTTGCGATCGCGAAACAAATAATTTTGGAGCATAGAGGGGAAATCTGGGCTTCAAGCGAGATAGGTAAAGGTACAAGTATATTCTTTTCCCTAAAGAAAGGTGAAAAAATATGA